Part of the Polaribacter sp. Hel1_33_78 genome is shown below.
GAAATGCACTGCGTTATTTTGATAAAAAGCATCATGCTGAATTATTAGAAGAATTTTTAGAGGAATTAGAGAAATATGGTCGAATTTACATGTACAGATTTAGACCAGCATATAAAATGTATGCAAGAGATATTTCAGAATATCCAGGAAAATCAGAACAAGCAAAGGCGATTATGTTAATGATTCAAAATAATTTGGATTATGCAGTTGCGCAGCATCCTCATGAATTAATTACGTATGGTGGAAATGGTGCTGTTTTTCAAAATTGGGCACAATATTTATTAACGATGAAGTATTTGTCAGAAATGACCGATAAACAAACGTTAACGATGTATTCTGGACATCCAATGGGATTATTTCCATCCAACAAAAATGCGCCAAGAGTTGTTGTTACAAACGGAATGGTAATTCCGAATTACTCCAAACCAGATGATTGGGAGAAAATGAATGCTTTAGGAGTCTCTCAATATGGGCAAATGACAGCAGGAAGTTACATGTATATTGGGCCACAAGGAATTGTTCATGGAACAACAATTACGGTTTTAAATGGATTTAGAAAAATAAATAAAACTCCACGAGGAAATCTATTTGTAACTTCTGGTTTAGGAGGCATGTCTGGTGCACAGCCAAAAGCAGGAAATATTGCAGGTTGTATTACGGTTTGTGCTGAGGTGAATCCTAAAATTGCGCAAGTACGTTTAGATCAAGGTTGGATTGATGAAAAAATTACAGATTTAGATGAATTAGCGGTTCGCGTAAAATCTGCAAAAGAGCATAAAGAGGTAGTTTCCATTGCGTATTTAGGGAATATTGTGGATGTTTGGGAGAAGTTTGATGCTGAAAATATTCATATTGATTTAGGGTCAGATCAAACTTCATTGCACAATCCTTGGGCAGGCGGCTATTATCCTGTAGGTCTCTCCTTTAATGATGCCAATAAAATGATGGCTGATAACCCAAAATTATTCAAAGAAAAAGTTCAAATAACGTTAAGAAGACATGCTTTAACAATTAATAAACATACCGCAAAAGGAACCTATTTTTTCGATTACGGAAATGCATTTTTATTAGAAGCAAGTAGAGCTGGGGCAGATGTAATGGCAGAAAATCATATTGATTTTAAATATAATAGTTATGTGCAAGATATTATGGGGCCCATGTGTTTCGATTATGGTTTCGGTCCTTTTAGATGGGTTTGTGCCTCAGGAGATCCTAAAGATTTGGCGAAAACTGATAAAATTGCTTGTGAAGTTTTAGAGAAAATTAAACAGCATTCGCCCAAAGAAATTCAGCAACAAATGACCGATAATATTCAATGGATCAAAGGGGCTCAAGAAAATAAATTGGTTGTTGGTTCTCAAGCAAGAATTTTATATGCAGATGCAGAAGGACGAATTAAAATTGCAAAAGCATTTAATAGAGCTATAAAAAAAGGAAAAATTGGCCCGATTGTTTTAGGTAGAGATCATCATGATGTTTCTGGGACAGATTCTCCTTATAGAGAAACATCTAATATTTATGATGGATCAAAATTTACAGCAGATATGGCTATTCAGAATGTTATTGGAGATAGTTTTAGAGGAGCAACTTGGGTATCTATACATAATGGTGGTGGAGTAGGCTGGGGAGAGGTAATTAATGGAGGATTTGGCATGCTTCTTGATGGAACTAAGTCAGCATCAAAGCGTTTAGAATCAATGCTTTTTTGGGACGTAAATAACGGAATTTCAAGAAGAAGTTGGGCAAGAAATAAAGAGGCTGTTTTTGCTATTAAAAGAGCAATGAGAGCAAAAAAAGACTTTCAAGTTACACTTCCTAATTTAGTTGAAGATGTTTTAATCGATGCAATAACATAAAACCAATTTATGATGAAAAAAAGTATTTTAGTAGTACTAAGTTTAATTTTATTGTCTTCCTGCAACTCTTTAAAAGTGGTTACTGATTATGATACAAAAGTTGATTTTAAAAAATACAAAACGTTTGCATTTTATAAACCAGCTATTGATAAAGCAGCAATTTCTGACTTGGATAAAAAGCGAGTATTACGTGCAATAGAATCAGAATTATTAATACAAGGATTTACAAAGTCTGAAAATCCTGATATGTTAGTAAGCTTTTTCACCAAATCTCGACGCAAGGTAAACATCAATCAAAATAATAATTTTGGTTACGGTTTTGGTTGGGGATGGAATCCTTGGACAGGAAACGGAATGAATACAACGAGTGTTTCTGAATATACAGAAGGTACTCTATTTATTGATTTTATAGATACATCTAAAAAGGAATTAGTTTGGCAGGGAATAGGAACTGGCGCTTTAAGGATACAAAACAGAGAGAAAAAAGAAGCTAGAATTAAAATATTTGTTAAAGAGATTATTTCTAGATTTCCTCCTGGACAAGAAAAATAATATAAAAAGTAATTTATAAAAAAAAACTCCGAAAGAATACTTTCGGAGTTTTTACTTTATATTCAAAATTTTAATTAAATTTTCGCAGACTTTACCGTTTTTATAATTCTTCCTGCAATTTTATAAGGATCACCGTTAGAAGCTGGTCTTCTGTCTTCTAACCATCCTTTCCAGCCTTTCTCTACAGTAATAATTGGAATTCTAATTGAAGCTCCTCTATCAGAAATACCATAAGAGAAGTCAGAAACGTGAGCAGTTTCATGTAAACCAGTTAAACGCTCATCATTAAATTCACCATAAATATTCATATGCTCTTCTGTAACAGGTCTAAAAGCTTCACAAATTTTCTCATATATTTCTTGAGAACCACAGGTTCTTAAAGTAGTGTTAGAGAAGTTAGCATGCATTCCAGAACCATTCCAATCTCCTTTTACTGGCTTTGGATGATATTCAATATAATAACCATATTTTTCAGTTAATCTATCTAGCAAATAACGAGCTATCCAAATTTCATCACCGGCTTTTTTAGCTCCTTGCGCAAATAATTGAAATTCCCATTGTCCTGGTGCTACTTCTTGGTTAATTCCTTCAAAGTTTAAACCAGCTTCTATACATAAGTCAGCATGTTCTTCAACAAAATCTCTACCCCAAGTATATCTACCACCAACAGAACAATAATATTTACCTTGTGGTCCAGGAAACCCTCCGCGAGGAAACCCTAAAGGTAAATCAGTTTTGGTATCCATTAAGAAATACTCTTGCTCAAATCCGAACCAAAAATCGTTATCATCATCATCAATTGTAGCTCTTGCATTAGATGCATGTGCCGTACCATCCGCGCTTAAAACTTCTGACATGATTAAATAACCATTTTTTCTTACTGGGTCTTTATAGATTGCCACAGGTTTTAATAAACAATCGGATGAACCACCAGAGGCCTGTTCAGTAGAACTACCATCAAAAGACCAATTGTCTAATTCCTCGATTGTTGCTTGAAAGTTTTCATGCTCTTCAACTTTAGTTTTACTCCTCATGTTTTGAGTAGGAAAATGACCATCTAGCCAAATGTATTCTAATTTAATTTTTGCCATA
Proteins encoded:
- a CDS encoding urocanate hydratase codes for the protein MTFKKQIQQGIPNILPKKIAYDLEINHAPKRKDILSKDEKKLALRNALRYFDKKHHAELLEEFLEELEKYGRIYMYRFRPAYKMYARDISEYPGKSEQAKAIMLMIQNNLDYAVAQHPHELITYGGNGAVFQNWAQYLLTMKYLSEMTDKQTLTMYSGHPMGLFPSNKNAPRVVVTNGMVIPNYSKPDDWEKMNALGVSQYGQMTAGSYMYIGPQGIVHGTTITVLNGFRKINKTPRGNLFVTSGLGGMSGAQPKAGNIAGCITVCAEVNPKIAQVRLDQGWIDEKITDLDELAVRVKSAKEHKEVVSIAYLGNIVDVWEKFDAENIHIDLGSDQTSLHNPWAGGYYPVGLSFNDANKMMADNPKLFKEKVQITLRRHALTINKHTAKGTYFFDYGNAFLLEASRAGADVMAENHIDFKYNSYVQDIMGPMCFDYGFGPFRWVCASGDPKDLAKTDKIACEVLEKIKQHSPKEIQQQMTDNIQWIKGAQENKLVVGSQARILYADAEGRIKIAKAFNRAIKKGKIGPIVLGRDHHDVSGTDSPYRETSNIYDGSKFTADMAIQNVIGDSFRGATWVSIHNGGGVGWGEVINGGFGMLLDGTKSASKRLESMLFWDVNNGISRRSWARNKEAVFAIKRAMRAKKDFQVTLPNLVEDVLIDAIT
- a CDS encoding DUF4136 domain-containing protein, with the translated sequence MKKSILVVLSLILLSSCNSLKVVTDYDTKVDFKKYKTFAFYKPAIDKAAISDLDKKRVLRAIESELLIQGFTKSENPDMLVSFFTKSRRKVNINQNNNFGYGFGWGWNPWTGNGMNTTSVSEYTEGTLFIDFIDTSKKELVWQGIGTGALRIQNREKKEARIKIFVKEIISRFPPGQEK
- a CDS encoding glutamine synthetase beta-grasp domain-containing protein — encoded protein: MAKIKLEYIWLDGHFPTQNMRSKTKVEEHENFQATIEELDNWSFDGSSTEQASGGSSDCLLKPVAIYKDPVRKNGYLIMSEVLSADGTAHASNARATIDDDDNDFWFGFEQEYFLMDTKTDLPLGFPRGGFPGPQGKYYCSVGGRYTWGRDFVEEHADLCIEAGLNFEGINQEVAPGQWEFQLFAQGAKKAGDEIWIARYLLDRLTEKYGYYIEYHPKPVKGDWNGSGMHANFSNTTLRTCGSQEIYEKICEAFRPVTEEHMNIYGEFNDERLTGLHETAHVSDFSYGISDRGASIRIPIITVEKGWKGWLEDRRPASNGDPYKIAGRIIKTVKSAKI